From Frankiaceae bacterium, the proteins below share one genomic window:
- a CDS encoding DUF4307 domain-containing protein gives MAETSETPDGGVAKYVFTAFALAVLALGLWVVFVFAADEGPRISFRTLAVQVGDPEEVVVTFEVTKDPALTAECQVTATGDDREIVNRLTGIRIPAGTEPTTTHTVTVRTDQRATDATVTYCAVTGGP, from the coding sequence CGGCGGCGTCGCGAAGTACGTCTTCACGGCGTTCGCCCTCGCCGTCCTCGCCCTCGGGCTGTGGGTCGTCTTCGTCTTCGCGGCGGACGAGGGGCCGCGGATCTCGTTCCGTACGCTCGCCGTGCAGGTCGGCGACCCGGAGGAGGTCGTGGTGACGTTCGAGGTCACGAAGGACCCGGCGCTCACGGCCGAGTGCCAGGTCACCGCGACCGGCGACGACCGCGAGATCGTCAACCGCCTCACCGGCATCCGCATCCCCGCGGGCACCGAGCCGACCACGACGCACACGGTCACGGTGCGCACCGACCAGAGGGCGACGGACGCGACGGTCACGTACTGCGCGGTAACGGGGGGTCCGTGA